In Ectothiorhodospira sp. BSL-9, a single window of DNA contains:
- a CDS encoding DUF2066 domain-containing protein yields the protein MKSVVQSRPFLSVVLALAALAWAPVALALPPAGLDEAQVPVDTRDRPERAEAFSRALGQVLVKYTGDRALADDERVAEFLEQAPRHVRQYRYQDQPGGGNALWVRFDTAPLERFLRDSGLPVWGRDRPVLLVWMLVQDDDERRLVGDQDAGEARHAMERVARERGLPLIFPLLDMEDQARVSPADVVGGFDDSLREASARYSPDGMLVVRVRERGGNWEGRFQLHVEQGGGTWEMQDDRLSGLMQQGVDQVADHLSRQMVVTGLQQDQDGVTVVVTGIGSLSDYLRAGRYLSNMAPVSRVQPQGLDAERALFLVQVRGEARDLERAARLGSTLAPTSLDDEGEAGEALGFRLLR from the coding sequence ATGAAATCAGTTGTTCAGTCCCGGCCGTTCCTATCCGTGGTTTTGGCGCTGGCCGCCCTGGCCTGGGCCCCGGTGGCGCTGGCGCTGCCCCCGGCAGGCCTGGATGAGGCCCAGGTGCCCGTGGATACCCGCGATCGCCCCGAGCGTGCCGAGGCCTTCTCCAGGGCCCTGGGTCAGGTGCTGGTCAAATATACCGGAGATCGTGCCCTGGCTGACGATGAACGGGTGGCCGAGTTCCTGGAGCAGGCCCCCCGCCATGTCCGTCAATACCGTTACCAGGATCAGCCTGGCGGCGGGAATGCCCTCTGGGTGCGCTTTGATACGGCCCCCCTGGAGCGCTTCCTGCGTGACAGTGGTCTGCCGGTCTGGGGGCGGGACAGGCCGGTGCTGCTGGTCTGGATGCTGGTGCAGGATGATGATGAGCGACGTTTGGTCGGTGATCAGGATGCCGGTGAGGCACGCCACGCCATGGAGCGTGTTGCCCGCGAGCGTGGCCTGCCATTGATCTTCCCCTTGCTGGATATGGAAGACCAGGCCCGTGTCAGCCCCGCCGATGTGGTGGGTGGTTTTGACGATTCCCTGCGCGAGGCCTCTGCCCGCTACAGCCCCGATGGCATGCTCGTGGTGCGTGTCCGTGAGCGTGGCGGTAACTGGGAGGGGCGCTTCCAGCTGCATGTGGAGCAGGGCGGCGGCACCTGGGAGATGCAGGATGATCGCCTGTCAGGGCTCATGCAGCAGGGAGTGGACCAGGTGGCGGATCACCTCAGCCGGCAGATGGTGGTCACGGGCCTGCAGCAGGACCAGGACGGCGTGACGGTGGTGGTGACGGGGATCGGCTCCCTGTCCGACTACCTGCGGGCGGGCCGGTACCTGTCGAATATGGCCCCGGTGAGCCGTGTGCAGCCCCAGGGGCTGGATGCTGAACGTGCCCTTTTCCTGGTGCAGGTGCGTGGCGAGGCCAGGGATCTTGAACGGGCCGCGCGGCTGGGGTCCACCCTGGCGCCGACATCCCTGGATGATGAAGGCGAGGCCGGTGAGGCCCTTGGATTCAGGTTGCTGCGGTGA
- a CDS encoding DUF2069 domain-containing protein: protein MSKRNYRMLTLGGFFGLLTLIVIATTWASPPEDFPRSLLLLLLGGPLLIPLRGLLYGRPQTHVWSSLLALPYVVIGVAMATTGGHQAYGLLMLVLSLVFFAGCLGYAKAARKEA from the coding sequence GTGTCCAAGCGCAACTACCGCATGCTCACCCTGGGCGGCTTCTTCGGCCTGCTGACACTGATCGTGATCGCCACCACCTGGGCCTCGCCCCCGGAGGACTTCCCCCGCTCCCTGCTGCTGCTTCTGCTGGGCGGGCCACTGCTGATCCCCTTGCGAGGGCTGCTGTACGGGCGCCCCCAGACCCATGTCTGGAGCAGCCTGCTGGCCCTGCCCTACGTGGTGATCGGGGTGGCCATGGCCACGACAGGCGGGCATCAGGCCTATGGGCTGCTGATGCTGGTGCTGAGCCTGGTGTTTTTCGCCGGATGCCTGGGGTATGCGAAGGCCGCACGCAAAGAGGCCTAG
- the pmbA gene encoding metalloprotease PmbA: MSQTTPSALDEKDLEAIVSQVLDEARRAGATSAEAAASQDAGLSVNVRLGEVETLEYHKDQGIAVTVYMGQRKGTASTSDLKPGSLREAAEAACRIARYTAEDPCAGLADPALMAQDYPALDLDHPWGLTADEGIEIARACEAAARERDARIVNSEGAGINSFRGTAVYGNTHGFVGGYATTRHSLSCSVLAGDDDGNMQRDYWYTVARHREALQAAGAVGVEAADRALRRLGGRRLSTRRCPVLYSPDVARSVLGHFIAAIRGSTVYRKASFLVDRLGDPIFPEFVHIHEQPHIPRALGSAPFDNEGVATQARDLVSGGRLESYALDTYAARKLGMQSTGNAGGLRNLTIDPGPMDFQQLLAEMGTGLLVTELIGHGINMVTGDYSRGAAGFWVENGEIQYPVEEITVAGNLKDMFRDLRAVGSDMDLRGNVRTGSLLIDGLTVAGE; this comes from the coding sequence AAGCCATCGTCAGCCAGGTGCTGGACGAGGCCCGCCGCGCCGGTGCCACCAGCGCCGAGGCCGCTGCCAGCCAGGACGCCGGGCTGTCGGTCAATGTGCGCCTGGGTGAAGTGGAAACCCTGGAATACCACAAGGATCAGGGCATCGCCGTCACCGTCTACATGGGACAGCGCAAGGGCACGGCCAGCACCTCCGACCTCAAGCCCGGGTCGCTTCGTGAGGCGGCCGAGGCGGCCTGCCGCATCGCCCGTTACACGGCCGAGGACCCCTGTGCCGGTCTGGCCGATCCGGCCCTGATGGCGCAGGACTACCCCGCCCTGGATCTGGACCACCCCTGGGGTCTGACGGCCGATGAGGGTATCGAGATCGCCCGTGCCTGTGAGGCGGCCGCCCGGGAGCGTGATGCCCGTATCGTCAATTCCGAGGGGGCAGGTATCAACAGCTTTCGTGGCACGGCGGTCTACGGTAATACCCACGGCTTCGTGGGCGGCTATGCCACCACCCGGCACTCCCTGAGTTGTTCGGTGCTGGCCGGTGACGATGATGGCAACATGCAGCGTGACTATTGGTACACCGTGGCCCGGCACCGGGAGGCCCTGCAGGCGGCCGGGGCCGTGGGTGTGGAGGCGGCCGACCGGGCCCTGCGTCGTCTGGGAGGACGTCGCCTTTCCACGCGCCGCTGCCCGGTGCTGTATTCCCCGGATGTGGCCCGCTCCGTGCTCGGTCACTTCATCGCCGCCATCCGGGGCAGCACCGTGTATCGCAAGGCCTCCTTCCTGGTGGACCGCCTGGGCGATCCGATCTTCCCGGAGTTCGTGCACATCCATGAACAGCCGCACATCCCCCGGGCCCTGGGCAGTGCCCCCTTCGACAACGAGGGTGTGGCCACCCAGGCCCGGGATCTGGTCAGTGGCGGACGACTGGAGTCCTATGCCCTGGATACCTACGCGGCCCGCAAGCTGGGCATGCAGAGCACCGGCAATGCTGGCGGACTGCGCAACCTGACCATCGACCCCGGCCCCATGGACTTCCAGCAGCTGCTTGCCGAGATGGGCACGGGCCTGCTGGTGACGGAGCTGATTGGCCATGGCATCAACATGGTCACCGGCGACTATTCCCGGGGCGCGGCCGGGTTCTGGGTGGAGAACGGCGAGATTCAGTATCCCGTGGAAGAGATCACCGTGGCCGGCAACCTCAAGGACATGTTCCGTGACCTGCGGGCCGTGGGTTCGGACATGGACCTGCGCGGCAATGTGCGCACCGGCTCGCTGCTCATCGACGGCTTGACGGTGGCAGGGGAATAG
- the hda gene encoding DnaA regulatory inactivator Hda, protein MTQQLTQQLTLDVALRDGATFDVFHSGDHPLGPEAVRAAAQGIGEPQVYLFGEAGCGKTHLLEAACHEVCRAGGRIAYLPMGLLADSGPGVLDGWEGLDLIALDDLDRMPRAADFERALFDFINRQRDAGTRLLLASRTAPQSLSVALPDLRSRLLWGPVFQLHELSDVHKREVLVRRAHRRGFDLPPDACDYLLRHKRRDLTSLMGLLDRLDKASLRDKRKITLPFVRKVLQAD, encoded by the coding sequence ATGACCCAGCAACTGACCCAGCAACTGACCCTGGACGTGGCCCTGCGTGATGGCGCCACTTTCGATGTCTTTCACTCCGGTGATCATCCCCTGGGCCCGGAGGCAGTGCGCGCGGCCGCCCAGGGCATCGGGGAGCCTCAGGTGTACCTTTTCGGTGAAGCGGGCTGCGGCAAGACGCATCTGCTTGAGGCGGCCTGTCATGAGGTCTGCCGGGCAGGGGGGCGGATCGCCTATCTGCCCATGGGTCTGCTGGCCGATAGTGGTCCGGGCGTCCTGGATGGCTGGGAGGGGCTGGATCTCATCGCCCTGGATGACCTGGACCGGATGCCAAGGGCGGCGGATTTCGAACGGGCCCTGTTCGACTTCATCAATCGTCAACGGGATGCCGGGACGCGCCTGTTGCTCGCCTCGCGCACGGCCCCGCAGTCCCTCTCCGTGGCCCTCCCGGATTTGCGATCACGCCTGCTCTGGGGGCCGGTGTTCCAGCTCCATGAGCTCAGTGACGTCCACAAGCGTGAGGTGCTCGTGCGCCGTGCCCACCGTCGCGGCTTCGACCTGCCCCCGGACGCCTGTGACTACCTGCTGCGCCACAAGCGTCGGGACCTGACTTCACTCATGGGGCTTCTGGACCGCCTGGATAAGGCCTCGCTCCGGGATAAGCGCAAGATCACCCTGCCTTTCGTGCGCAAGGTGCTCCAGGCCGACTAG
- the purN gene encoding phosphoribosylglycinamide formyltransferase: MGAATQPGIVVLISGSGTNLQALIDAVKDGRIPGCIRAVISNRPGVAGLDRAARAGIHHEVINHRDYGDREAFDAALMTGIDAHTPDLVVLAGFMRVLTPDFVGHYAGRLVNIHPSLLPAYRGLHTHERALEDGVESHGCSVHFVNTELDGGPVIIQARVPVLGDDTPDTLAARVQQQEHRVYPQVVRWFCQGRLSLANGQVRLDENTLHTPLQVEADTPLDA; encoded by the coding sequence ATGGGCGCTGCCACACAGCCGGGCATCGTGGTGCTCATCTCGGGATCGGGCACCAACCTGCAGGCCCTGATCGACGCCGTGAAGGATGGCCGCATCCCCGGTTGCATCCGCGCCGTGATCAGCAACCGCCCCGGCGTGGCGGGTCTGGATCGGGCTGCCCGCGCGGGGATTCACCATGAGGTGATCAATCATCGGGATTATGGGGATCGAGAGGCCTTCGACGCTGCCCTGATGACCGGTATCGATGCCCATACCCCGGATTTGGTGGTGCTGGCCGGCTTCATGCGCGTGCTCACTCCGGACTTCGTGGGTCACTACGCTGGACGGCTGGTCAACATCCACCCGTCCCTGCTACCCGCCTACCGGGGCTTGCATACCCATGAACGGGCGCTCGAAGATGGTGTCGAAAGCCATGGCTGCAGTGTTCATTTCGTCAATACCGAACTGGACGGCGGTCCGGTGATCATCCAGGCCCGGGTACCGGTGCTCGGGGATGACACGCCCGACACCCTGGCCGCCCGCGTACAGCAACAGGAACACCGCGTTTATCCCCAGGTGGTGCGCTGGTTCTGCCAGGGGCGGCTGTCACTCGCAAATGGACAGGTAAGGCTTGATGAAAACACCCTGCACACCCCCCTCCAGGTGGAGGCTGACACGCCACTGGACGCCTGA
- a CDS encoding CDP-alcohol phosphatidyltransferase family protein — protein MSLRQLPNTITLLRIALTVPIVWALLVEEYGLVLWLLLLAGLSDALDGWLVRRYGWYTRLGGYLDPLADKILVVSTYFTVAWTGLLPWWLVALVVAREVIILSGALAFRAVTRSLEMQPLFISKVNTFMQIVLVLSVIVSAGVLSLPAWYLDGMLLLVLFTTVSSGLAYVVAWSRKAFNHGRATVDPPR, from the coding sequence GTGAGCCTGCGTCAACTGCCCAACACGATCACCCTGCTGCGCATCGCCCTGACGGTGCCCATTGTCTGGGCGCTGCTGGTCGAGGAATACGGGCTGGTGCTGTGGCTGCTGCTCCTGGCTGGCCTGTCGGATGCCCTGGATGGCTGGCTCGTGCGCCGCTATGGCTGGTACACCCGTCTGGGCGGGTATCTGGACCCGCTGGCGGACAAGATACTCGTGGTGAGTACCTATTTCACCGTGGCCTGGACAGGATTGCTGCCCTGGTGGCTGGTGGCCCTGGTGGTGGCCCGGGAGGTCATCATTCTCAGTGGCGCCCTGGCCTTCCGGGCAGTGACACGCAGCCTGGAGATGCAACCGCTGTTCATCAGCAAGGTGAACACCTTCATGCAGATCGTGCTGGTCCTCTCGGTCATCGTGAGTGCAGGGGTGCTTTCCCTGCCGGCCTGGTATCTGGATGGCATGCTCCTGCTGGTGCTTTTCACCACGGTCAGCAGCGGCCTGGCCTATGTGGTGGCCTGGAGTCGCAAGGCCTTCAATCACGGCCGCGCCACCGTCGACCCCCCGCGATGA
- the purM gene encoding phosphoribosylformylglycinamidine cyclo-ligase encodes MAQNDKPPTQGIRYQDAGVNIDAGNALVERIKPHAQRTRRPGVMAGLGSFGALFELPWQDYREPVLVSGTDGVGTKLKLAQQLGRHDSIGIDLVGMCVNDIIVQGAEPLFFLDYYATGALDVDTAADVVKGIADGCALAGCALVGGETAEMPGMYGDGEYDLAGFAVGIVEKSRLIDGSQVAPGDVLLGLEASGPHSNGYSLIRRLIELTDADLDAPCGEVTLGEALMAPTRIYVKPLLALMQAQPVHALAHITGGGLLENLPRVMPQGTLARVNPDAWPRPAVFDWLRQAGGVEEREMLRTFNCGIGMVVVLPSQAVAAAQELLKNEGINTWRLGEIAPGEGAPHVELVR; translated from the coding sequence ATGGCCCAGAACGACAAACCACCCACCCAGGGCATCCGCTATCAGGATGCCGGCGTCAATATCGATGCGGGCAATGCCCTGGTGGAGCGCATCAAGCCCCATGCTCAGCGTACCCGGCGCCCCGGCGTGATGGCGGGCCTGGGGAGCTTTGGCGCCCTGTTCGAGCTCCCCTGGCAGGATTACCGCGAGCCGGTGCTGGTCTCCGGCACGGATGGCGTGGGCACCAAGCTGAAGCTGGCCCAGCAACTGGGACGCCACGACAGCATCGGGATCGACCTGGTGGGCATGTGCGTCAACGACATCATCGTTCAGGGGGCCGAGCCCCTGTTCTTTCTGGATTACTATGCCACCGGCGCCCTGGACGTGGACACCGCCGCTGACGTGGTGAAGGGTATTGCCGACGGCTGCGCCCTGGCAGGCTGTGCGCTGGTGGGCGGAGAAACCGCCGAGATGCCGGGCATGTACGGTGACGGTGAATACGATCTGGCCGGGTTTGCGGTGGGCATCGTGGAAAAGTCCCGTCTGATTGATGGCAGCCAGGTGGCCCCCGGTGATGTCCTGCTGGGCCTGGAGGCCTCCGGCCCCCATTCCAACGGTTATTCCCTGATCCGACGACTGATCGAGCTGACTGACGCGGATCTGGACGCCCCCTGCGGCGAGGTCACCCTGGGTGAGGCCCTGATGGCCCCCACGCGGATCTATGTCAAACCCCTGCTGGCCTTGATGCAGGCTCAGCCCGTGCACGCCCTGGCCCACATCACCGGGGGCGGCCTGCTGGAAAACCTGCCCCGGGTGATGCCCCAAGGCACCCTGGCCCGGGTGAATCCGGATGCCTGGCCACGACCGGCCGTTTTCGACTGGCTGCGTCAGGCAGGGGGCGTGGAGGAAAGGGAAATGCTGCGCACCTTCAACTGCGGTATCGGCATGGTGGTGGTGCTGCCCTCCCAGGCGGTTGCCGCCGCCCAGGAACTCCTGAAGAACGAGGGCATCAACACGTGGCGCCTGGGTGAGATCGCCCCGGGCGAGGGTGCCCCTCACGTGGAACTGGTGCGCTGA
- a CDS encoding DUF3108 domain-containing protein, which translates to MKTPCTPPSRWRLTRHWTPDRALAVALGLSLLLVCLPVAAQSMPFVPPSYTAEYEAQKMGLSVVGHITLTREGEFLRYRARLRPTGVLSWVRSDEIIEQSIMRMTPDGLRSEEYLYSHTGGSRKRLTESRFDWEAYRVKGVHNDKPFELDLPPDAVDRFALQLAMINRLHRGEKEFSQTIVDRDRIRTYHFTVGEPRNITTPMGRVEAIPVIREIEDRDTTVSTWFAPRMNYLPVRLEQEQNGDSVVLNIRSLEWHDNPR; encoded by the coding sequence ATGAAAACACCCTGCACACCCCCCTCCAGGTGGAGGCTGACACGCCACTGGACGCCTGACCGGGCGCTCGCGGTGGCGCTGGGCCTGTCGCTGCTGCTGGTCTGCCTGCCGGTGGCGGCCCAGTCCATGCCCTTCGTCCCGCCCTCCTACACTGCAGAATATGAGGCCCAGAAGATGGGGCTCTCGGTGGTGGGACACATCACCCTCACCCGCGAGGGAGAGTTCCTGCGGTATCGCGCCCGTCTGCGCCCCACCGGCGTGCTCTCCTGGGTACGCAGTGACGAGATCATCGAGCAGAGCATCATGCGCATGACGCCCGATGGCCTGCGTAGTGAGGAGTACCTCTACAGCCACACCGGCGGCAGCCGCAAGCGGCTCACCGAGAGCCGTTTCGACTGGGAGGCGTATCGGGTGAAGGGCGTGCACAATGACAAACCCTTCGAACTGGACCTACCCCCCGACGCAGTGGATCGCTTTGCCCTGCAACTGGCCATGATCAACAGGCTGCACCGGGGCGAAAAGGAGTTCAGCCAGACCATCGTGGATCGCGACCGTATCCGCACCTATCACTTCACGGTGGGTGAGCCACGCAACATCACCACGCCCATGGGCCGGGTGGAGGCCATCCCCGTCATACGGGAGATCGAGGACCGGGACACCACTGTCAGCACCTGGTTTGCGCCGCGCATGAACTACCTGCCGGTGCGCCTGGAGCAGGAGCAGAACGGGGATAGCGTGGTCCTCAACATCCGCTCTCTGGAGTGGCACGACAACCCCCGCTGA
- a CDS encoding NAD(P)/FAD-dependent oxidoreductase produces MPDSAPKEVDLAVIGSGPGGYRAAVLGALRGLSVAIIEKADWGGCCLNRGCVPKKDWHHTARLVASQSSFTHRGLEGELTARMDQAWNHQRAVVERIRGSYQDYLHHLKVATLSGHARFQDAHTLVVKTQHGEQTISARHIIIATGAHSHVPPPFEPVPGRVLTSDMLFDDPPPPGERVAIIGSGVVATEFAFIFSQMGKQVTWLARSPMLRRLNFSRPALSALRDALSAQGVTLQGGVNFVSVDVHDDGVTLGMEGGEAVTVDWVCLGTGRVPHTEGLALEAAGVETDDSGFVRRDSHLRTRADHVYAIGDVASSWMTANHALSDATVAIENIITGNTREQDPGQVPVVVYSALELARVGMDEDAAEDAGHEPAVGFAAFETSPCALGQDDTAGFVRLIADMDTARLLGGEITGAQAGELIHLLSLAPDRETALAWIARGRFNHPARAEEVLNAVETLAGKWGLREPIFGSETP; encoded by the coding sequence ATGCCCGACAGTGCACCCAAGGAAGTTGACCTGGCAGTGATCGGCTCCGGACCCGGCGGCTATCGGGCGGCGGTGCTGGGCGCCCTGCGGGGACTGTCTGTGGCCATCATCGAGAAGGCCGACTGGGGTGGGTGCTGCCTCAATCGCGGCTGCGTGCCCAAGAAGGACTGGCATCACACCGCCCGCCTGGTGGCCTCGCAATCCAGCTTTACCCACCGGGGACTGGAGGGAGAACTCACCGCCCGCATGGACCAGGCCTGGAATCATCAGCGGGCCGTGGTGGAGCGTATCCGGGGCAGCTACCAGGATTATCTGCATCACCTGAAGGTGGCCACACTCTCCGGCCATGCCCGTTTTCAGGATGCCCACACCCTGGTGGTGAAAACTCAGCATGGCGAACAGACCATCAGTGCCCGTCACATCATCATCGCCACCGGCGCCCATAGCCATGTTCCCCCACCGTTTGAGCCCGTGCCAGGCCGGGTGCTCACCAGCGACATGCTGTTCGATGACCCGCCGCCCCCCGGGGAGCGCGTCGCCATCATCGGCAGCGGCGTGGTGGCCACGGAGTTTGCCTTCATCTTCAGCCAGATGGGCAAGCAGGTCACCTGGCTGGCCCGATCCCCCATGCTCCGGCGCCTGAACTTCAGTCGCCCGGCCCTGAGCGCCCTTCGGGATGCGCTCTCGGCCCAGGGGGTTACATTACAGGGCGGTGTGAACTTCGTATCGGTGGATGTCCATGACGATGGCGTCACACTGGGGATGGAGGGTGGCGAGGCGGTAACCGTGGACTGGGTCTGCCTGGGGACGGGACGGGTGCCCCACACCGAGGGACTGGCACTGGAGGCCGCCGGGGTGGAGACGGATGATTCCGGCTTTGTGCGACGGGACAGCCATCTGCGCACCCGCGCCGACCACGTGTATGCCATCGGCGACGTGGCCAGCTCCTGGATGACAGCCAATCATGCCCTGTCCGATGCCACGGTGGCCATCGAGAACATCATCACCGGCAACACCCGGGAGCAGGACCCCGGGCAGGTGCCCGTAGTGGTCTACAGTGCCCTGGAGCTGGCCCGGGTGGGCATGGACGAGGATGCCGCAGAGGACGCCGGCCACGAACCGGCCGTGGGATTTGCCGCCTTCGAGACCTCCCCCTGCGCCCTGGGCCAGGATGACACGGCGGGCTTCGTTCGGCTCATTGCCGACATGGACACGGCCAGGCTGCTGGGGGGGGAGATCACGGGCGCCCAGGCGGGGGAGTTGATTCATCTGCTCTCCCTGGCGCCGGACCGGGAGACGGCTCTGGCATGGATTGCCCGGGGCCGATTCAACCACCCGGCCCGGGCCGAGGAAGTGCTCAACGCCGTGGAGACCCTGGCCGGCAAATGGGGGCTTCGTGAACCCATTTTTGGCAGTGAAACCCCCTAG